In the genome of Mucilaginibacter defluvii, one region contains:
- a CDS encoding glycoside hydrolase family 53 protein: protein MRTVVVLALLSALTFFSACKKSAEVKSTAQPAETTGGGLKTTAAPTFAYGADISWITEQEASGKKFYNSSGTQQDIFTVIKSKGINAVRFRVWVNPSNTYNSTADVIAKCKRAKAAGLSIMIDFHYSDTWADPGNQTKPSSWASQDFTTLMSTVYNYTYNTLNTIKSNGITPDYVQVGNETSDGMLWPDGRASLSATNFKNFAWLINCGYDATKAIFPSAKVIVHVANGFNNTTTRWIFDGIKANGGKWDICGFSVYPSTSGWQTTNNQVLANMKDMVSRYGKQVMICEAGMDVSAASTCKSFLTDLIAKTKSVSGGLGVYYWEPQAYASWKGYNMGAFDSSGKPTVAMDAFIH, encoded by the coding sequence ATGAGAACAGTAGTTGTACTGGCACTTTTAAGTGCGCTAACCTTTTTTTCGGCGTGTAAAAAATCAGCAGAGGTAAAAAGCACCGCCCAGCCAGCCGAAACTACCGGCGGCGGTTTAAAAACTACTGCGGCACCAACTTTTGCTTACGGGGCCGACATTAGCTGGATAACCGAACAGGAGGCATCCGGCAAAAAGTTTTACAATAGCAGCGGCACCCAGCAGGATATTTTTACGGTGATAAAAAGTAAGGGCATAAACGCCGTAAGGTTCAGGGTATGGGTAAATCCGTCAAATACCTATAACTCAACAGCCGATGTTATTGCCAAGTGCAAGCGTGCCAAGGCTGCGGGTTTAAGCATCATGATCGATTTTCATTACAGCGATACCTGGGCCGATCCCGGTAATCAAACCAAACCATCCTCCTGGGCGAGCCAGGATTTTACCACGCTGATGTCGACCGTTTACAATTACACTTACAACACGCTTAATACTATCAAGTCAAACGGTATTACGCCTGATTACGTGCAGGTTGGTAACGAAACCAGCGACGGTATGCTGTGGCCTGATGGCAGGGCATCGCTATCTGCCACCAACTTTAAAAATTTTGCCTGGCTAATCAATTGCGGTTATGATGCCACTAAGGCTATCTTCCCATCGGCCAAGGTGATTGTGCATGTGGCCAACGGGTTTAACAACACTACAACCCGCTGGATATTTGACGGCATAAAGGCTAACGGGGGCAAATGGGACATATGCGGTTTTTCGGTATACCCCTCAACAAGCGGCTGGCAAACCACCAATAACCAGGTGCTGGCCAACATGAAAGATATGGTGAGCCGTTACGGCAAGCAAGTGATGATCTGCGAAGCCGGGATGGATGTTTCGGCGGCATCAACCTGTAAATCATTCCTTACAGACCTGATCGCCAAAACCAAGTCAGTTTCGGGTGGATTGGGTGTATATTACTGGGAGCCGCAAGCCTACGCAAGCTGGAAAGGCTACAACATGGGCGCGTTCGATAGCAGCGGCAAGCCTACCGTAGCCATGGACGCCTTTATACATTAA
- a CDS encoding exonuclease domain-containing protein, whose product MYAIVDIETTGGHANANGITEIAICIHDGVQVVKRFDTLINPQREIPIYIQALTGISNDMVAPAPLFKDVAHEVYQLLEGKIFVAHNVNFDYSFVRHHLAQAGYDLHCNKLCTVRLGRKIMPGFPSYSLGKLCSQLGIVNHSRHRAAGDAEATAALFTMLLAADADKHIAKALKQNSKEQVLPANLPKQYVEQLPYTPGVYYFHDSKGKVIYVGKAKNLKKRVCSHFTGNNTGRQRQEFLKNIYSISYQICGTELIAFVLEAVEIKRLWPQYNRSLKRFEQGYALYDYIDQRGYVRLAVDKHRKHQMPLYACNSLLEGYNLLNQLIDTFGLCPKLCFIQKNNAECNGIHKHACACCGGMSADDYNERVNLAVESLNEALPTFAIRDEGRTIDEHSCILIEKGRFYGMGYISHYFKTESLQQLKEHLTPYPGNDYIRNIVSGYAARFPERKLMFAGL is encoded by the coding sequence ATGTACGCTATTGTGGATATTGAAACGACGGGAGGGCATGCCAACGCTAACGGCATTACGGAAATAGCTATTTGTATTCATGATGGCGTGCAGGTTGTTAAACGCTTTGACACGCTTATCAACCCACAGCGGGAAATACCCATTTATATACAGGCCTTAACCGGCATCAGTAATGATATGGTGGCCCCGGCCCCATTGTTTAAAGATGTGGCGCACGAGGTTTATCAGCTATTAGAAGGCAAAATATTTGTAGCGCACAACGTTAATTTTGATTACTCGTTTGTGCGCCATCATTTAGCGCAGGCCGGGTACGATTTGCATTGCAATAAACTGTGCACCGTGCGGCTAGGGCGTAAAATAATGCCGGGCTTTCCGTCGTACAGTTTAGGTAAGCTGTGTTCGCAGTTGGGCATTGTAAATCATAGCCGCCACCGTGCAGCGGGGGATGCCGAGGCAACAGCCGCCTTGTTTACCATGCTGCTGGCTGCTGATGCCGACAAACACATTGCCAAAGCGCTTAAACAAAACTCAAAAGAACAGGTGCTGCCGGCCAACCTGCCCAAGCAGTATGTGGAGCAACTGCCTTACACGCCCGGGGTTTATTACTTTCATGATAGCAAGGGCAAGGTGATATATGTAGGCAAGGCAAAAAATTTGAAAAAGCGTGTTTGCAGCCATTTTACAGGCAATAATACCGGTAGGCAACGCCAGGAATTTTTAAAGAACATCTATAGCATCAGTTACCAGATTTGCGGTACCGAGCTGATCGCCTTTGTGCTTGAAGCTGTAGAGATCAAGCGCCTTTGGCCGCAATACAACCGCTCCTTAAAACGGTTTGAACAAGGCTATGCATTGTATGATTATATAGACCAGCGGGGTTACGTGCGCCTGGCGGTTGATAAGCACCGCAAGCACCAGATGCCCTTATATGCCTGCAACTCTTTGTTAGAGGGTTACAATTTGCTTAACCAACTGATAGATACCTTTGGCCTGTGCCCCAAGCTTTGCTTTATTCAAAAAAACAATGCCGAATGCAATGGCATCCATAAGCATGCCTGTGCCTGTTGCGGCGGTATGAGCGCTGATGACTATAACGAGAGAGTTAACCTCGCCGTTGAATCGCTTAACGAAGCTCTCCCTACATTTGCCATACGCGATGAAGGCCGCACGATTGACGAGCACAGCTGTATATTGATAGAAAAAGGCCGTTTTTATGGCATGGGCTACATATCCCATTACTTTAAAACGGAGAGCCTGCAACAATTAAAAGAGCACCTGACACCCTACCCGGGTAATGATTATATACGCAATATTGTTTCCGGCTACGCCGCGCGCTTTCCGGAGCGGAAACTGATGTTTGCCGGGCTATAA
- a CDS encoding M23 family metallopeptidase, translating into MRMILVDMEINLRAIKRMAGAIFIGIVLNACSEKGGIGIFKKQSPHEAYGQRLKDAGLDRTAMGNKWLLIADQVIAKPLDINIPYRETGYFAADKAGGTALRFTVKRGKKISIAITKKPANINIYADLFELNGTETKRVAFADTTGKPLEYEVKRDGSYLLRLQPELLISGEYTLTVTDGPSLGFPVSASGKPNIGSFWGVNRDDGTRKHEGIDIFAPKGTPAIAAAGGTVNNVTNNNLGGKVVFFRPDGKDYTLYYAHLDSQLVQNGQTLKPGDTIGLVGNTGNARNTPSHLHFGIYTSGGAIDPLAFVDRKITEPPAITAALNNLNSTVRTSNLVNRLYNAPDIKSSQTLNLPKNSVLTVEAAASSWYKVRLPDGLIAYISSKSVTDVNVLRSITLKNAQPLLDAPDSINAPARRQLAAGNKVGVLGAYRNYYLVRDGEEIGWVKEL; encoded by the coding sequence ATGCGGATGATATTGGTAGACATGGAAATAAATTTACGGGCAATTAAACGGATGGCCGGAGCCATATTTATAGGTATTGTATTAAACGCTTGCAGCGAAAAAGGCGGGATCGGCATTTTCAAAAAGCAATCGCCGCACGAAGCTTACGGCCAACGGTTGAAGGATGCCGGGCTTGATCGTACCGCCATGGGCAACAAATGGTTATTAATTGCCGATCAGGTTATCGCTAAACCACTCGATATCAACATCCCTTACCGCGAAACAGGTTACTTTGCGGCTGATAAGGCCGGTGGTACCGCCTTGCGTTTTACAGTTAAGCGCGGAAAAAAGATCAGCATCGCTATAACTAAAAAGCCGGCTAACATTAATATTTATGCTGATTTATTCGAACTTAATGGTACCGAAACCAAACGAGTAGCCTTTGCCGATACTACCGGTAAGCCATTAGAGTATGAGGTTAAACGTGATGGCAGCTATCTGCTGCGCCTGCAACCCGAACTACTGATAAGCGGCGAGTATACGCTCACCGTCACCGATGGGCCTTCGCTCGGTTTCCCCGTATCGGCAAGTGGTAAACCAAACATAGGCAGCTTTTGGGGTGTAAACCGCGACGATGGCACCCGTAAGCATGAGGGTATTGATATCTTCGCCCCGAAAGGCACACCGGCCATTGCTGCGGCGGGCGGTACGGTGAACAACGTTACTAATAATAATCTGGGTGGCAAAGTAGTATTTTTTCGGCCGGATGGAAAAGATTATACGCTTTATTACGCCCATCTGGATAGTCAGCTGGTGCAAAACGGACAAACCTTAAAGCCCGGCGATACCATTGGCCTGGTGGGCAATACTGGTAACGCCCGTAACACGCCCTCGCATTTACACTTTGGCATATACACTTCGGGCGGTGCTATTGATCCGCTGGCGTTTGTGGACAGAAAAATTACTGAACCCCCGGCAATAACAGCGGCCTTAAATAATTTGAACAGTACGGTACGCACCTCAAATTTGGTAAACCGGCTTTATAACGCGCCTGATATTAAAAGCAGCCAAACACTCAATTTGCCTAAAAACTCCGTGCTTACCGTTGAGGCGGCTGCAAGCTCGTGGTATAAGGTAAGGCTACCCGATGGGTTGATAGCTTACATCAGCAGTAAAAGCGTAACTGATGTAAATGTACTGCGTAGCATCACCTTAAAAAACGCCCAACCATTACTGGATGCCCCTGATAGCATTAATGCCCCTGCCAGGCGGCAACTTGCGGCAGGCAATAAAGTAGGCGTATTGGGCGCTTAT